TTCGAAGCATGTCCAATAATATAATAAGCAACATTTCTGGTAAAATCCCCGGAAGAATTAATGGTGATGGCGCCTTTACATTCGGTACATCCGCCCGGAGTATGTGGCTGGAAAGCAGTATCATTAGCTAAATTCCATTCCAGGGCGATTTTGCTCCAGTTTCGCATTGAGCCGATGATTACGTTTTTTGTGTGCCAGTTTAAATCATCTTTGAAATTACCTTTCGCGCCTGTCCATTGTTCAGTAAAATATAAATTTTTGTCCGGATGAGCATTGTGAACGATACTTAAAGCTGAAATATCTCCTTCGTAAAGGTGAAACGCAGAGCCGTCGATATATTTATTGGCTTCCGGATCATCTAAAATATTGATCGCATATTCGGGTTTGTTGCAGTTATGATCATAGACAACTATTTTCGTCGAAACACCTGATTTTTTAAATTCGGGACCCAAATGATTTTTAATGAAATCTTTCTGCATTTCGGAAGTCATCAAAAGGCTTGGATTATTTCCTGGATGAAGCGGTTCGTTTTGAGGTGTGATCGCATCAATGGTGATTCCTTCCTTTTTCATTCCCTGAATATATTCCACGAAATATTTAGCATAAACTCCGTAGAATTCAGGCTTCAAACTTCCGCCAATCGAACTTCCGTTATCTTTCATCCAAACTGGAGGTGACCAGGGCGCAGCGATAATTTTTATTTTTGGATTGATGGCGAGAATTTCCTTCAGCATGGCGATCAAATCCTTATCTCTTGCCAAACTGAATTTCTCTAAATTGAGATCAGTTTGTCCCGCCGGGAGATCATTATAGGAGAAAACTTCACCATCAAGATCTGAAGCGCCCACACTTAACCGCAGGTAACTTACAGAAATGGAATTCCCCATATTTCCGAAAATCTCATTTAACAGCGCTTTTCTTTTATCGGCTGCAAGCGTGTTGATGACCTGAACGCTTCCACCGGTAAGGGTGTATCCAAAGCCGTCAACGGTTTGGAATTTCTGTGATTCATCAATTTCTATGGTAGGGAAACTGTTCGATCCATTATCAAAATGGAGGGCATTCTGTTGTTGCAGTTTTACAGAACCATCACCTTTTGTAAGCCAAAATTCGATTTTTTTTGCTTGTGAATTTTCGGTTTCTGTCAACACTCTATTCCCGCAGGAAAATAATGAAAAAAGTGCCACACCGCTAAGTGCAGCACTTTTTAATAAAGATTTATTTGATTTTATCATCATCAAAGTTAATATCCAGCGTTTTGGGTAAGGTTCGGGTTGTTATCCATCTGAGACTGAGGAATTGGCCACAACAATCTTTGTTCTGTAAGATTGTTTACATAGCTTAATTGACTTCCCTGTCCATTGGTTCTTGCTTTGATAATCTCTAAAGCCTTGCCTGTACGCTTAAGATCGAACCATCGGTGGCCTTCAAAAGCAAGCTCCAGCAAACGTTCTTTCAAAACTTTGTTCATACCGTCTTCTTTGCTGGTAATAGTTGCTACATTCGGTAGGGAAACACGGTTTCTTACCTGATTAATTAAAGCTTCTGCATCGGCATACGCTCCAAGATTCACCTTAGCTTCAGCTTTTAATAACAGCATGTCTGCGTATCTGATGATGTAGGTATGCTGTGTTCCGTCCTGAATTCTTTGCTTATAGGCAAACGGATAGTGGTTTTTATCAGTCCAGTAGGTGTCGCTAACTCCGACATCAAACTTAATGGTATTTGCTTTTCTGATGTTATCACCCTGAGCATCAAACGAATTTACCAAATCGTGGGTTGGCAAATTGAAACGCTGCCATCCGTCACCAATAAACATTCCTGTTCCCCACCACCAGATATTGCTTGCGTCTGCATTAATTTCCAGAATAGATTCTGCATTGGCATTATGATTACCATCAAACAGATGATTGTAATCCGGTAAAAGGCTGTAAGATCCTGATAGCTGATCAACATACTGAACAACTTTAGCATAATCCGGGTTAGGTTTTGTTGCGTATACTTTAGCTAAAAGTGCCTGCGCAACACCTCTCGTTGCGCGGTATTTGCTTACTGAAGAACCGGGAGCCGCAAGTATGGCCCCTTCCAGATCCGAGATAATAAATGAATATACCTCTTCTTTAGATTTTCTTGCCGGAAAAACCTGGTTATAGATCTCCTCAAAATTTTCAGAAGTCACTCCTATAACTGCTTTCGTTACAATTGGAACATCTCCCCAAAGCTGTACCGCATGAAAATAATACAACGCTCTTACAATAGCGGCTTCGGCTTTCATTTCTGCTTTGCGTTCCGCGGTTAATGCGGGATCCTGTATTCCGTCAACATAGTTAAGCACTTTATTACAGTTGTTAATCAATTCATAAATTGCTTTCCAGTTTCTGTCAACATTACCGTTTGTAGATAGAATTCTGTATTCTGCCTGCTGTCTGTTGTCCTGGTTATCACCGCTTACATAAGCTTCATCTGTCTGCATTCCGCCGTTCGCAAAATAATCCAGCTGCCAGTAGTTAGAATGTCCAAACCCCGGACCTACATACATTGATTTCATTAGATCTTCAGCCTCGGAAGCTTTAGTATAAGGCGTTTCGCTGAAATCAACAGCTCTGTCTGTAATTGGTTCGGTATTCAGATAATCTGCACAGGAAACGGTTCCGATACTTAGCGCAGTACCCAAAAATAGATAATATATACTTTTATTTAGTTTCATGATTGTAAATTTTAATGATTAGAAATTAGCTTTTAGTCCCAAAATGAATGTTCTTACCTGAGGATAAGTTCCGTAGTCGATACCCAATACCCCATTGGTAGAAGCAAATGCGTTTACTTCCGGATCGAATCCTGTATAATCTGTCCATGTATATAAATTCTGACCGGTCACGTATACATTAAGCTTACTAATCCCTTTAAACGTATTACTGAAATTATATCCCAATGTTGCACTTTTCAGCTTGATAAATGAGCCATCCTCGATAAATCGGTCGGACACCAATTTTGAATTTGCTGCATATGCTCTTGGTACATCGGTAATATCACCAGGTTTCATCCATCTGTTCAGTACATTGGTTGACTGGTTTTTGTGATCATTCATCATTTCTAATTCGAAACGGGATGCATTATAGATATCATTTCCATAAGAACCTGTTATCAGCAAATCCATATACCAATTCTTGTACGAAAAATTGTTCGTAAATCCGAACGTAAAGTCGGGATTTGGGTCTCCTATAAAAGTCCTGTCACCGGCACTAAGCATACCGTTTCCATCAAGGTCTTTATATATAATATCTCCTGTAGCAGCGTCTACTCCGCCAAACTGATAACCATAGAAAGCACTGATTGGTTGTCCTGCAGAGAATCTCACTAAGTTTCCTGCACTCGGAATTCCGGCTTTATCAATATTTGGCATCCATTTAAGTTCTAAGACTTTACTTTGATTAAATGAAATATTGAAATTGGTGTTCCACGTAAGATTTTCATTTTTAATATTTACAGTATTTAAGGTAAATTCCATCCCTTTATTTTCCATGGAGCCTACGTTTCTCAGAATATTTCCTATAGATCCCATAGTAATCGGCATAATCAGATCATCTGTTTTTCTTTTATAGAAATCTGCTGTAAATTTGATCCGGTTGTTAGCCAAGCCAAAATCTATTCCCACATTGGTATCAGTCGTAACTTCCCAACCTATATCACTACCCCACTGATAAGTAGACCAGCTTCCTCCATCTTTATTAAGTCTCTCCAAATTGTAATGAGCATAGATAGGTATTCCAG
The window above is part of the Kaistella faecalis genome. Proteins encoded here:
- a CDS encoding glycoside hydrolase family 30 beta sandwich domain-containing protein, whose amino-acid sequence is MIKSNKSLLKSAALSGVALFSLFSCGNRVLTETENSQAKKIEFWLTKGDGSVKLQQQNALHFDNGSNSFPTIEIDESQKFQTVDGFGYTLTGGSVQVINTLAADKRKALLNEIFGNMGNSISVSYLRLSVGASDLDGEVFSYNDLPAGQTDLNLEKFSLARDKDLIAMLKEILAINPKIKIIAAPWSPPVWMKDNGSSIGGSLKPEFYGVYAKYFVEYIQGMKKEGITIDAITPQNEPLHPGNNPSLLMTSEMQKDFIKNHLGPEFKKSGVSTKIVVYDHNCNKPEYAINILDDPEANKYIDGSAFHLYEGDISALSIVHNAHPDKNLYFTEQWTGAKGNFKDDLNWHTKNVIIGSMRNWSKIALEWNLANDTAFQPHTPGGCTECKGAITINSSGDFTRNVAYYIIGHASKFVPQNSVRIASTQTENIATAAFTTPLGKTVLIVQNDSESAENFNIKFKGNSASVSIPGRSAATYIF
- a CDS encoding RagB/SusD family nutrient uptake outer membrane protein, producing MKLNKSIYYLFLGTALSIGTVSCADYLNTEPITDRAVDFSETPYTKASEAEDLMKSMYVGPGFGHSNYWQLDYFANGGMQTDEAYVSGDNQDNRQQAEYRILSTNGNVDRNWKAIYELINNCNKVLNYVDGIQDPALTAERKAEMKAEAAIVRALYYFHAVQLWGDVPIVTKAVIGVTSENFEEIYNQVFPARKSKEEVYSFIISDLEGAILAAPGSSVSKYRATRGVAQALLAKVYATKPNPDYAKVVQYVDQLSGSYSLLPDYNHLFDGNHNANAESILEINADASNIWWWGTGMFIGDGWQRFNLPTHDLVNSFDAQGDNIRKANTIKFDVGVSDTYWTDKNHYPFAYKQRIQDGTQHTYIIRYADMLLLKAEAKVNLGAYADAEALINQVRNRVSLPNVATITSKEDGMNKVLKERLLELAFEGHRWFDLKRTGKALEIIKARTNGQGSQLSYVNNLTEQRLLWPIPQSQMDNNPNLTQNAGY